A section of the Jaculus jaculus isolate mJacJac1 chromosome 6, mJacJac1.mat.Y.cur, whole genome shotgun sequence genome encodes:
- the LOC101615666 gene encoding olfactory receptor 6C75, with translation MRNSTAIKDFILLGLTDDAQWQVVLFIFLLVTYMLSVSGNLIIIILTLSDPHLQTPMYFFLRNFSFLEISFTSVCIPRFLVTIVTGDRTISYGGCVAQLFFFIFLGVTEFYLLAAMSYDRYVAICKPLHYTTIMSSRVCLLLVLSAWFAGFLIIFPPIMLLLRLDFCASNIVDHFICDSSPILQLSCSDTHFLELMAFLLAVVTLMVTLTLVILSYTNIIRTILRIPSTSQRKKAFSTCSSHMIVVSLSYGSCIFMYIKPSARERVTLSKGVAVLNTSVAPLLNPFIYTLRNQQVKQAFWTMAQRVLFSAKR, from the coding sequence ATGAGGAATTCCACTGCGATAAAAGATTTTATTCTTCTTGGATTGACAGATGATGCACAGTGGCAGGTTGTTCTTTTTATATTCCTTCTCGTCACCTACATGCTAAGTGTGAGTGGAAACCTGATCATTATCATCCTCACCCTTTCAGATCCCCATCTGCAGACCCCCATGTATTTCTTCCTTCGGAACTTCTCATTCCTAGAAATATCCTTCACATCTGTCTGCATCCCCAGATTTCTTGTCACTATTGTGACAGGAGACAGAACCATCTCCTACGGTGGTTGCGTGGCTCAGCTCTTCTTTTTCATCTTCTTGGGAGTGACAGAATTTTACCTTCTGGCTGCCATGTCCTATGATCGCTACGTGGCCATCTGCAAACCCCTGCACTACACAACTATCATGAGCAGCAGAGTCTGCCTTCTTCTTGTCTTGAGCGCCTGGTTTGCAGGATTTCTGATCATCTTTCCACCAATCATGCTTCTGCTACGGTTAGATTTCTGTGCCTCCAATATCGTTGATCATTTCATCTGTGACTCTTCTCCAATTTTGCAACTTTCTTGCTCAGACACTCACTTCCTAGAGCTCATGGCGTTCCTTTTAGCCGTGGTAACGCTCATGGTCACCTTGACACTGGTTATTCTCTCCTATACAAACATCATCCGGACTATTCTGAGAATTCCTTCtacaagtcaaagaaaaaaagccTTTTCCACGTGTTCTTCCCATATGatagttgtctctctctcttacggTAGCTGCATCTTCATGTACATTAAGCCTTCTGCAAGGGAGAGGGTGACTTTAAGCAAAGGAGTAGCTGTACTCAACACTTCAGTGGCTCCTCTCCTGAACCCCTTCATATACACACTGAGGAATCAGCAAGTGAAGCAAGCCTTCTGGACCATGGCCCAGAGGGTGCTCTTTTCTGCAAAGAGATGA